In the genome of Nitrospira sp. MA-1, one region contains:
- a CDS encoding cytochrome c: MTFSMKVLGTLTAAMFLTTGLAIAGPEKDPIPSRVPADQRSAAKKDKTDLYSKAEDASPEIVAEGKALYEGKGTCINCHGKEGNGQGPAGAVLTPGPRDFTNCKFHKKRKDGELMWVIKNGSPGTGMVPLVPATISEEEAWKVIAYERSFCKD; the protein is encoded by the coding sequence ATGACGTTTTCGATGAAAGTGCTTGGAACTTTAACCGCCGCCATGTTTTTGACCACTGGTTTAGCCATTGCCGGACCAGAGAAAGATCCAATTCCTTCCCGGGTTCCGGCTGATCAACGCTCTGCAGCCAAAAAAGACAAAACAGACTTATATTCCAAGGCCGAAGATGCTTCGCCTGAAATCGTGGCGGAAGGCAAAGCCTTGTATGAGGGAAAAGGGACATGCATTAATTGCCACGGCAAAGAAGGCAATGGCCAAGGGCCGGCAGGAGCCGTCTTGACCCCAGGGCCTCGTGACTTCACCAATTGCAAATTTCACAAGAAACGGAAAGATGGCGAACTCATGTGGGTCATCAAGAACGGTAGCCCTGGCACAGGCATGGTGCCTTTAGTCCCAGCCACCATCAGCGAAGAAGAAGCCTGGAAGGTCATTGCATACGAAAGAAGCTTCTGCAAAGATTAA
- a CDS encoding HEAT repeat domain-containing protein, translating into MRDDQKNMDDAFSDKTEEFVSLEGKTTLPEDELVDEVSEAITADADEETTDIVASAEETEEETEQEEELVEEQVKDEIDIQIDLLNDPEWVVRREAVTTLGEMGDERCIEPLVRCLRDGDWQVRDAAVEAIAMIGSPAVDLLLRYIRDYDARKSVIKALGKINDERVLDPLISMLHNDEFKDDATWALAELGQPAVGRLLECLKNQDEVIRKQAILALGEIRDSSSVDLLMEGLQDPDWFIRLSSAAALEKIGDPRGREAIKLLAKDPDLVVRLRIEHMLAEWKKQAVTA; encoded by the coding sequence ATGCGGGACGACCAAAAAAATATGGATGATGCGTTTTCAGATAAAACGGAGGAGTTTGTATCGTTGGAAGGCAAGACAACCCTGCCTGAAGACGAGCTAGTGGATGAAGTCTCAGAAGCTATCACGGCGGACGCAGATGAAGAAACCACAGACATCGTTGCCTCTGCTGAGGAAACCGAAGAAGAAACAGAACAAGAAGAAGAGTTGGTCGAAGAACAGGTCAAAGATGAAATCGATATTCAGATCGATCTTTTGAACGATCCAGAATGGGTCGTCCGACGCGAAGCAGTGACTACCCTGGGCGAAATGGGTGATGAACGCTGCATCGAACCTCTGGTTCGATGCCTTCGAGATGGAGATTGGCAGGTTCGAGACGCCGCAGTTGAAGCCATTGCCATGATTGGTTCACCGGCCGTGGACCTTCTGCTCCGCTATATACGAGACTACGATGCCCGGAAATCAGTGATTAAAGCGTTGGGGAAAATTAACGATGAACGAGTCCTTGATCCGTTAATTTCGATGCTCCACAATGATGAGTTTAAGGACGATGCGACTTGGGCGCTCGCAGAACTTGGACAACCGGCTGTTGGACGATTACTCGAATGCCTGAAGAATCAAGATGAAGTTATTAGGAAACAGGCCATTCTGGCTCTAGGAGAGATCAGGGATTCCAGTAGTGTTGATTTATTAATGGAAGGATTGCAAGACCCTGACTGGTTCATCCGGCTTTCGTCAGCAGCCGCGCTAGAAAAAATCGGAGATCCTCGTGGCCGAGAGGCGATTAAACTTTTAGCCAAAGACCCCGACTTGGTGGTTCGCTTACGAATCGAACACATGTTGGCAGAATGGAAAAAGCAGGCCGTTACGGCTTAA